TCTGGTTTGCCTGCATTATGGCAAAGATCAGACCGATAAAACAAATAATGATACCGAAATACATGATGCTCACACCGCTCACTACGCTGCCGAAGATAGTGAACGTAACCGTCGACAGATCAGGCAGAATGATGTCCGCTTCACCGGCGAACGCCGGCAGGGCGGCAAGAATAAACATCATTAACAGCAGTGCAGTGCTTAAACCTTTTTTAACACTCATCTATGGACCTCCTTTGAGATGAATAATGAATAACCACAATTACCTGTAGAACGGTATGGATTGGCTTCCTATATTAAACATTTTCTTTTTCGATTGTCAACCAAACATAGGAAAAAATTCACAATACCACCCCACGGGCAATAGAATCCCTTCTCTCATAATAACAGTATGTTAGGGGTGACGACGAGTCGCCTCTCACACCCTGAAGCGGCTGACTATGTCCTCCAGGTCGTTCGAGAGCTTCGCCAGCTCCCCCGACGCCTGGGCTGTCTGTTCCGAACTCGCCGACGTCTCCCGGGAGACGGCCGCTATCTGCTCGATGTCCCTGTTGATCTCCTCCGACGTGGCGCTCATCTCATCCGTTGCCGAGGCGATCTGCTGGACCATCCCGAGGAGGTCGTCGACGCTTGTCACGATGACCCTCAGCGACTGGCCCGCCTTTCCGGAAAGATCGACGCCCGTCTCCACCTTCTTCGCCACGGTGTTCATGGTCATGACGGCCCGTTCGACATCGCCCTGGATCGCGTTTATCATGCCGCCGATCTCGGAGGTCGAGTTCGCGGTGCGCTCCGCCAGCTTGCGCACCTCGTCGGCAACGACCGCGAAACCCCTGCCCTGCTCGCCGGCCCGGGCGGCCTCGATCGCGGCGTTGAGCGCAAGGAGATTCGTCTGGTCGGCGATGTCATCGATGACGTTGACGATCTCGCCGATCTGACTCGAACGTTCGCCGAGGGTGCGTATCGATTCGGCGGAGTCGCCCACGGTCCGGGCTATCTCCTCCACTTCCTTCGTGGCCTGATTGACTATCTCTTCGCCTTCCTTCGCTATCTTCACGGTATTCGCCGCCGAGTTCGCTATGTTGTTCGTGTTCCGCGCTATGTCAACAACCGTCTGCGACATCTCCACGGAGGCCGCCGCCACCTGGGACGACCGGTTGGCCTGTTCGCCTGAGCCCTTCGACATCTGCTCGGCACTGGCGCTCAGCTGTACCCCGGCGGAAGATATGCTCGCCGCGGCCGACTTCAGGCTCCCGAGTATCTCGCGCCACCTCTCCACCATTTCCTTCGCCGCCTTCATCTCGTCGCCGAACTCGTCCTTTCTGTCCGTCGGGACCTCAAAGGCAAGGTTCCCCTTCGCCATGGCCCTCACGGCCCGGGCGTTACCGCGTATGGGTACCACGATGCTCCGGGTGATCGTGATGGAAAGAATGATCCCCAGCACGATGGCGGCTACGCCGAAGACGATAAGGATGAGGGTGTAGCTCCTGTTCGACGCGCGGATGGATGAGAACTGGCTGCGGACGTTGTCCTCCTGGTACCGGAAGATGGATTGCAGGGTCGTGACGATCTCCTTCATGGCGGGCCTGTTCTCGTTGATATACGTCTCTATCGCCTTCGCGTGCTCCTTGCTCCCCGCGTACTCGATGACCCGTTCACTGGAGTCCTTCGCCTTCGCCGCTGTCCCCTTGAATCGGACTATGAGTTCCTTTCCCTTCGGGTCCCGCTCGAGGGTCTCGAGCTTCGCCAGGGCCTCGCCATAGGTCTGCCGCATCCTGCCAAGATTCTCTTTTTCCGCCTCGATGACGGCGGCGTCCGTGGCAAAAGCGATCACGCCCATCGAATTGTTGGCGTCGTAGATCGCCCCCATGACCGTGTTGGCAAGGATGGTCTTCTCGAAGGCCGCCTCGACGGCGTTACCGGTCTTCCTGTCCACGTCGTCGATGATCTTGAAACCCAGAAGGGCCATGAGCGCTATGATGATGATAAAAATGGCAAAACCGATCCCGAGACGTCTGCCTATCCTGATATTCTCGAAGAAACGCATGTCTCCCCCTTTGGTGTCGCATTTACTTAAGGATTGGGTATTCTATATTTAATTAAGGGAATGACTTTATTTCAAGATATTTCTTCGCAGCGGGGGCGGGTGGTCAGAATCCTATGCCCTCGAGGGGGCTGCCGCAGAACTTGCAGGCCCCGCCTTTCAGGTTGTACTCCGTGATCGAGTACCCGTAGCGCCCGATGACGGTCTTGCCGCAGTTGTGGCAGGGAGTGTTCTCTCCCCCGGAGCCGGGGAGGTTGCCTTCGTAGACATAGTGGAGCCCCTCGTCGAGGCCTATCTGCCGGGCCCGTGCAAGGGTCCGCGGGCTTGTCGGCTCCGCATCGAGGAGCTTGTACGTGGGATAGAAGGCGGAAACGTGCCAGGGAACCTCCACGCCGAGTTCTTTCGCTATGAACCGCGCGATGGACGTGAGCTCCTCTTCGCTGTCGTTGTGCCCCGGTATGATGAGCGTCGTCAGCTCTATCCAGATCCCCAGTTCCCTGTAAAGGCGTATCGAATCAAGGACACCGGAAAGCCGCGCCCCGCAAACGTCCCTGTAGAAGCCCTCGCTGAAGCCCTTCAGGTCTATGTTCGCCGCGTCGAGGTAGGGGGCGATGGCCCGAAGCGGTGCCTCCTCGATGTACCCGTTGGTCACGAAATTGTTCGCTATGCCTTTTTCCCGGGCTTCGCGGGCTATGTCGAAGGCGTATTCGAAGAAGATGGTGGGCTCCGTGTAGGTGTAGGAGATGCTCGCGCACCGTGACGCAAGCGCCTCCGCGACGATCTCCCCGGGGCTCACCGTTTCTCCGAAAACCCTCCCGTTCTCGCGGGGGCCCTGGGAGATATCGTGGTTCTGGCAGTGGAGGCAGCGGAAGTTGCATCCCACCGTGGCCACGGAGAAGGCCTTCGATCCGGGGTAGAAGTGAAAAAGAGGCTTCTTTTCTATGGGGTCAACATGATAGGCGCAGGGCAAGCCCCAGACAAGGCTGTAGAGCGTGCCGTCCCTGTTCTCGCGGACACCGCACAGACCTCTCTTGCCGTCGGCGATGACGCATCCGTGGCGGCACAGGGAACAATGGACCGTCTTCCCGTCCTTCCTCTCACAGAAGGAGGCCTCTTTCATGTCTCACACCTTTTTTCCAAAAACAGCCGCTACCACGTCGTCCATGGTCTTCGCGGAAAGGAAGGTGATCTTTTTCTTCACATACGGGGGTATCTCGACAAGCTCGTGGTCGTTCTCGTGGGGAATGAGGACCTTTTCCATCCGGTTGCGCAGGGCCGCGAGTGTCTTTTCCTTGAGGCCGCCGATGGCGAGGACCCTGCCCGTCAGGGTGATCTCCCCCGTCATCGCTATCTTCCTGTTGATGGGGCGCCCCGTGATGGCGCTTATCATGGCAACGGCCATGGTGATGCCCGCCGAGGGGCCGTCCTTGGGGATGGCGCCCTGGGGCACGTGGATGTGCATCTCCAGATCGTCGAAGATGCCCTCCTCGATGCCGAGCGCCTTCGACTTCGACTTGATATAGGTGAGCGCCGCCTGCGCCGATTCCTTCATCACCTCGCCCATGTTGCCCGTGAGCGTCAGCTCCTTCTTGCCCTTGCGGCAGGAGGCCTCGATGTAGAGAACGTCGCCGCCGAACTCCGTCCAGGCAAGTCCGCTCGCCACACCCACGTAATCCTGCTCCATCTGGCTGTCGGGCAGGTACTTGACGGGACCCAGGAAATCGTGGACGTTCTTCGGGGTGACGACCACCTTCTTCCTGTCGCCCTCGGCGACCCTTCTGGCCACCTTTCGGGCGACCATGGCGATCTCCCTTTCGAGGTTCCTGAGACCCGCCTCCCGGGTGTACTCATTGATGATCTTCTCCAGGGCCCTGTCGGTCAAGCCGAGCCTGGCGGCCGTCAGGCCGTTCTCGGAAAGCTGCTTGGGGATGAGGTAGCGCTTCGCTATTTCGAGCTTCTCCTTCTCCGTGTACCCGGGGATGTCGATGACCTCCATCCTGTCGCGCAGCGCCGAAGGGATGGTATCCATCTGGTTCGCGGTGGTGATGAACATGACCTTCGACAGGTCGAAGGGGACGTTCAGGTAGTGGTCGCTGAAGGCGTTGTTCTGCTCGGGATCGAGCACCTCGAGGAGCGCGCTGGCAGGGTCCCCCCGGAAATCGTTCCCGATCTTGTCTATCTCATCCATCATGAAGACGGGGTTGTTCGTTCCGGCGATCTTGATGTACTGGATGATCCTGCCCGGCATGGAGCCGACGTACGTGCGCCTGTGGCCGCGGATCTCCGCCTCGTCCTTCATGCCGCCCAGCGATATGCGGGAGAACTTGCGGCCGATCGCCCGGGCGATGGACTTGCCGAGCGATGTCTTACCCACACCCGGCGGCCCCACAAAGCACAGGATCGGGCCCTTCATGTCGGCCTTGAGCTTCATGACGCTCAAGAACTCAAGGATCCGGTCCTTCACCTTGTCGAGATCGTAGTGGTCCTTGTCGAGTATACCCCGCGCCTTCTTTATGTCGATGTTGTCCTTCGTCGACTTGCTCCAGGGGAGTTCGACGAGCCACTCCAGGTAGGTTCGCACCATCGTCGATTCAACGGCGTCGGGGTGCATCATGTCGAGGCGTTCGAGCTGCTTCTTCGCCTCCTTCTCCACCTCTTTGGGCATCTTCGCCTTCTTGATGCGCTTGCGGAGCTCCTCGACCTCCTCGGTGCGCTCGTCGCCCTCACCGAGCTCGGTGCGGATGGCCCGCATCTGTTCCCTGA
This region of Syntrophorhabdus sp. genomic DNA includes:
- the lon gene encoding endopeptidase La gives rise to the protein MTDFEHIDIPDVLPLLPVRDMVMYPSVLLPLFVGRDMSINAVEKSLSQDRLIVVAAQKDLTDEDPLPERIYTVGVVSQIMRMLRLPDGRVKVLIQGLKKAKIEKYIQETPTFLVRLATIEEPIITEITLEIEALMRYVKEEMEKVVSMGRMVPPDILMVLDTIDEPGRLADIAAANLGLNVDKAQEILEIVDPVERLRKLSEILGKEIELLNMQAKILSQAKEEMSKSQREYFLREQMRAIRTELGEGDERTEEVEELRKRIKKAKMPKEVEKEAKKQLERLDMMHPDAVESTMVRTYLEWLVELPWSKSTKDNIDIKKARGILDKDHYDLDKVKDRILEFLSVMKLKADMKGPILCFVGPPGVGKTSLGKSIARAIGRKFSRISLGGMKDEAEIRGHRRTYVGSMPGRIIQYIKIAGTNNPVFMMDEIDKIGNDFRGDPASALLEVLDPEQNNAFSDHYLNVPFDLSKVMFITTANQMDTIPSALRDRMEVIDIPGYTEKEKLEIAKRYLIPKQLSENGLTAARLGLTDRALEKIINEYTREAGLRNLEREIAMVARKVARRVAEGDRKKVVVTPKNVHDFLGPVKYLPDSQMEQDYVGVASGLAWTEFGGDVLYIEASCRKGKKELTLTGNMGEVMKESAQAALTYIKSKSKALGIEEGIFDDLEMHIHVPQGAIPKDGPSAGITMAVAMISAITGRPINRKIAMTGEITLTGRVLAIGGLKEKTLAALRNRMEKVLIPHENDHELVEIPPYVKKKITFLSAKTMDDVVAAVFGKKV
- the amrS gene encoding AmmeMemoRadiSam system radical SAM enzyme is translated as MKEASFCERKDGKTVHCSLCRHGCVIADGKRGLCGVRENRDGTLYSLVWGLPCAYHVDPIEKKPLFHFYPGSKAFSVATVGCNFRCLHCQNHDISQGPRENGRVFGETVSPGEIVAEALASRCASISYTYTEPTIFFEYAFDIAREAREKGIANNFVTNGYIEEAPLRAIAPYLDAANIDLKGFSEGFYRDVCGARLSGVLDSIRLYRELGIWIELTTLIIPGHNDSEEELTSIARFIAKELGVEVPWHVSAFYPTYKLLDAEPTSPRTLARARQIGLDEGLHYVYEGNLPGSGGENTPCHNCGKTVIGRYGYSITEYNLKGGACKFCGSPLEGIGF
- a CDS encoding methyl-accepting chemotaxis protein, translated to MRFFENIRIGRRLGIGFAIFIIIIALMALLGFKIIDDVDRKTGNAVEAAFEKTILANTVMGAIYDANNSMGVIAFATDAAVIEAEKENLGRMRQTYGEALAKLETLERDPKGKELIVRFKGTAAKAKDSSERVIEYAGSKEHAKAIETYINENRPAMKEIVTTLQSIFRYQEDNVRSQFSSIRASNRSYTLILIVFGVAAIVLGIILSITITRSIVVPIRGNARAVRAMAKGNLAFEVPTDRKDEFGDEMKAAKEMVERWREILGSLKSAAASISSAGVQLSASAEQMSKGSGEQANRSSQVAAASVEMSQTVVDIARNTNNIANSAANTVKIAKEGEEIVNQATKEVEEIARTVGDSAESIRTLGERSSQIGEIVNVIDDIADQTNLLALNAAIEAARAGEQGRGFAVVADEVRKLAERTANSTSEIGGMINAIQGDVERAVMTMNTVAKKVETGVDLSGKAGQSLRVIVTSVDDLLGMVQQIASATDEMSATSEEINRDIEQIAAVSRETSASSEQTAQASGELAKLSNDLEDIVSRFRV